The Nicotiana sylvestris chromosome 6, ASM39365v2, whole genome shotgun sequence genomic sequence atcttcaagtgaaatcagCTGTCATGAAAATACATGAGGTCAGATAAGAAGACTGGGAAAACGGTTAAGAGgtttgtgaataaggaatcgtcaagaaggacggaaggtatcagccaagcttcaagatggtcagacaacgcatagatgggagaatggttgatagcatccccagcaggagtatcacaaaccaaccaccacgttttaaactgaccaaattttctttgatttaaagcagaGACAAGGAATGTTATTGATGACGAAAAGatgcgccacaagaaagattgtcaaactggggcagaaaattttcgttcatttcgaaaattttcgagaagtctaacacaagtttagtgaaaagcggtatccccaacagtttttcgggagaaggcagaacaagttttaaagaaagaaatgtcaggaggaagataacacgagttttaagggaggtagtcttcgaaggaagaagataacaaaaaaaagagaaaaaagaggaagaccagttttgcaaaaggaatcggtttgcagaggaatgaaacatcagtcttaagggaagtagtctttgaaggagtaagataacatatttttgaaaaagtgttatccccagtagttcacagagaaatgagacaccagttttgagggaagtagttttgaagaaagataattcaagttagaaggaaaatggttcaggaggtaaGGGGCAacaatggcgttttattttcgaagttgttgattgaagtcaggagcccgcctgaagaaaggaatgacgtttttattttcgaagttgttatttTCGAaggaatgacgctttatttttcgaagttgttgttgaagtcaggagcccgccttaagaaaggaatggcgttttcttttcgaagttgttgttgaggtcaggagcccgcctgaagaaaggaatgacgtttttattttttcgaagatgttgttgaggttaggagcccgcctgaagaaaagaatgacattttatttttcgaagttattgattgaagtcaggagcccgcctgaagaaaggaatgacgctttatttttcgaagttgttgattgaagtcaggagcccgcctgaagaaaggaatgacgttttatttttcgaagttgttgattgaagtcaggagcccgcctgaataaaggaatggcgctttatttttcgaagttgttgttgaggtcaggagcccgcctgaagaaaagaatggcgtttttatttttcgaagttgttgttgaggttaggagcccgcctgaagaaaggaatggcgtttttattttcgaagttgttgttgaggttaggagcccgcctgaagaaaggaatgacatttttattttttcgaagatgttgttgaagcccgcctgaagaaaggaatggcgctttatttttcgaagttgttgttgaagttaggagcccgcctggagatcgGAATGgcattatatttttaagttgttgttaaagtcaggagcccacctgaagagaggaatgacgttttattttctaagttgttggttgaagtcaggagcccgcctaaagagaggaatgacattttattttctaagttgttgtcgaaatcaggagcccgcctgaagagaggaataacgttttatttttaagttgttgttgaagtcaggagtcggGGGCAAGGGGAAACAATGGCAATACAAATGCAGtactaagttgttgttgaagtcaggagcccgcctggagatcgGAATggcgttatatttttaagttgttgttgaagtcaggagctcgcctgaagagaggaatgacgttttattttctaagttgttggttgaagtcaggagctcgcctgaagagaggaatgacgttttactttttaagttgttgttgaaatcaggagcccgcctgaagagaggaatggcgttttatttttaagttattgttgaagtcaggagcccgcctgaagagaggaatgacattttattttccagtcttaaagttgggagcctgcccgaACTGAGTGGGTTGGTACCAAGTAGGTTGGTACCGacgcccgaaagcagttggttgaacaggactacgggttggtagaagaggtaaaaatgttgagGCAGCATGTGACAGATATGTAtcgggcatggatgactgggaaagaACCACTCCCGCCACTGCATAGCttcctgaactctatccttacccaaacacctcacacaataacggatgatcctccatactctccatatctacccacttatgacagctttcccagccacccgagtagctccatcactcgtcatcCAACTATATTCTTccaacgctactcccctccccaacgctacttctctccacgggactcccaaaaacatgcttcactttcccattacccagctccacaaaatgcctatccaccctcacaagcctaccgatagccctctggatcaggtttccggcccaatcaagcatttaagaatgagaggttgctgaaaaaagaaaaggctttcccCCCTGTTGGaggatcatatgccagtttgttacCTTCGGTGATGAGAAATCCACGAGGGACGTTATCGAAGGGATGAAAGGCCAAGACCTTGACGGACATAACATCACCGTTAACGAAGCTCAATCACGCGGAAGCGGTGGAGGCGGCGGCGCTGGCGGTGGTTTCCGCGGTGGACGTTGTGAGGGAGGCGGCGGATACGGAGGTGGAGGATATGGAGGTGGAAGATGCGAGGGCGGCGACGATGGTTATGGCGGCGATAGTTATGGTGGTGGCCGTGACCGTGGATATGGCGGTGGTGACCGTGGATACAGTGGTGATGGCGGATCACGCTACTCAAGGGGTGGTGGTGACTCTAATGGAAATTGGAGGAATTAGATAATTGAGAAGATGTGGATTTTAGTTATTTTGATCTCATTTTAAGTTGGTTATATCTTAATGTTAGTGTGACTGTCCTTTTTGACCGCTATTGGCTCGTTACTTTACTGTGTTTTTCTGTTTACCGAGTTCTTATGGAATGAATTAAATGAAGTCtacaaattataaaaaaaaagggggaagcaaaggttaaagtgtttggatagaagaaagaattgcctccgtcatttcattctccgataaatgccaagtacaaacaaacaacaattacaattaaaagaaatcatacataatatctcttaactgcgtcagaattgatagccatgtcgatgcatttcccttcgatatcagttaaacata encodes the following:
- the LOC104227423 gene encoding glycine-rich RNA-binding protein 2-like, with the translated sequence MKGQDLDGHNITVNEAQSRGSGGGGGAGGGFRGGRCEGGGGYGGGGYGGGRCEGGDDGYGGDSYGGGRDRGYGGGDRGYSGDGGSRYSRGGGDSNGNWRN